The following proteins are encoded in a genomic region of Sebastes fasciatus isolate fSebFas1 chromosome 12, fSebFas1.pri, whole genome shotgun sequence:
- the LOC141779161 gene encoding uncharacterized protein LOC141779161 — MKKKKTFVCDESMIITIPIGSLRDAGDGQLMPENFQCVYKDSYKVFAIRGKPKPLGAAQAIAGVFILTLSLIFTQTDVVIKIYTLPSFLFVVCGVLSYAAGQYPNIHVTKLSFSLNIISLFWSIAAVCLCVLDIHFSPEYHRSQVHEGIKGLIMTLLIVEKLIALSLIYWLSKAVCRQHFNTLPIILLKQGD; from the exons atgaagaagaagaagacatttgTATGTGATGAATCAATGATCATCACCATTCCCATTGGGAGTCTGAGGGACGCTGGAGATGGACAACTGATGCCGGAGAACTTTCAGTGTGTGTACAAAGATTCCTACAAAGTCTTTGCGATCAGAGGGAAACCTAAACCTCTCGGA GCAGCCCAAGCCATCGCTGGTGTGTTCATTCTCACGCTCAGTCTGATTTTTACTCAGACAGATGTCGTCATTAAGATCTACACTCTACCCAGTTTCCTG TTtgtggtgtgtggtgtgctgtccTATGCAGCTGGACAATATCCAAACATCCATGTG ACAAAGCTGTCATTCTCTCTGAACATCATCAGCCTCTTCTGGTCAATTGCGGCAGTTTGTCTCTGCGTGCTCGATATTCATTTTTCACCAGAATATCACAGGTCACAGGTCCATGAAGGAATCAAGGGACTGATTATGACTCTGCTGATTGTTGAAAAGTTAATCGCCCTTTCCTTGATCTACTGGTTGAGTAAAGCTGTATGCAGGCAACATTTCAACACTTTG CCCATCATACTGCTGAAACAGGGAGACTGA
- the ptdss1a gene encoding phosphatidylserine synthase 1, which yields MASVYSGSHTLDKDDVNYRMHFRMINEQQVEDITIEFFYRPHTITLLTCTVLSLMYFAFTRDDGNPDSNLWVGLILVISFFLVISVLAFPNGPFTRPHPAIWRIVFGLSVLYFLFLVLIIFLNWRQVKQLMYWLDSNLRYAKREADVMDYAVNCHVITWERIVSHFDIFAFSHFWGWGMKALLIRSYSLCWTISITWELTELFFMHLLPNFAECWWDQVILDILLCNGGGIWLGMTVCRFLEMRTYHWASIKDIHSTTGKIKRAALQFTPASWTYVRWLDPKSSLQRVMGVYLFMIIWQLTELNTFFLKHIFIFPASHALSWCRILFVGIITAPTVRQYYAYLTDTQCKRVGTQCWVFGAIAFLEALACIKFGQDLFSKTQILYVILWLLCLAFTTFLCLFGMVWYAENYGPRQKSLSECEDSYYAEYADNEEVFKEETDEDDDDSPTPRHRGKGSGNTKTINGLDSQ from the exons ATGGCGTCCGTGTACAGCGGATCCCACACCTTAGACAAGGATGATGTGAACTACAGGATGCATTTCCGAATGATAAACGAGCAGCAGGTTGAAGATATCACCATCGAGTTCTTCTACCGGCCGCACACCATCACGCTGCTGACATGCACGGTGCTCAGTCTGATGTATTTCGCCTTCACAAG AGATGATGGGAACCCAGACAGTAATCTCTGGGTGGGGCTCATCCTGGTCATTTCCTTCTTCCTTGTCATCAGTGTTTTGGCATTTCCTAACG GTCCTTTCACCAGACCACATCCTGCAATATGGCGAATAGTTTTTG GTCTGAGTGTCCTCTACTTCCTGTTCCTGGTTTTAATCATCTTCCTCAACTGGCGGCAGGTGAAGCAGCTAATGTATTGGTTGGACTCAAACCTGCGTTATGCCAAAAGAGAGGCGGACGTAATG GACTATGCAGTGAACTGCCATGTCATCACCTGGGAGAGGATCGTGAGCCATTTTGACATCTTTGCATTCAGCCATTTCTGGGGATGGGGTATGAAGGCACTGCTCATTCGAAGCTACAGCCTCTGCTGGACCATCAGTATTACCTGGGAGCTTACTGAG CTATTCTTCATGCATCTGCTGCCTAACTTTGCTGAGTGCTGGTGGGACCAGGTGATTCTGGACATTCTGCTGTGTAACGGAGGAGGCATCTGGCTCGGCATGACTGTCTGCCGCTTTTTGGAGATGAGGACCTACCACTGGGCCAGTATTAA AGACATCCACTCCACCACAGGGAAGATCAAGCGAGCCGCGTTACAGTTCACCCCTGCGAGCTGGACCTACGTACGCTGGCTCGACCCGAAGTCCTCCCTGCAGCGAGTGATGGGCGTCTATCTGTTCATGATCATCTGGCAG CTAACAGAGTTGAACACATTCTTCCTCAAGCACATTTTCATCTTTCCTGCAAGCCATGCTCTTAGCTGGTGTCGGATCCTGTTCGTTGGTATCATCACGGCTCCAACAGTGAG GCAGTATTATGCGTACCTTACAGACACACAGTGCAAGAGAGTTGGGACCCAGTGCTGGGTGTTTGG GGCAATCGCCTTCCTGGAGGCCTTGGCGTGTATTAAGTTTGGACAGGACCTGTTCTCAAAAACACAGATCCTCTATGTGATCCTCTGGCTGCTGTGTTTG GCCTTCACTACATTCCTGTGCCTGTTTGGAATGGTGTGGTACGCTGAAAATTATGGTCCAAGACAAAAG AGCCTCTCAGAGTGCGAAGACAGTTATTACGCTGAATATGCCGACAATGAAGAagtatttaaag AGGAGACAGACGAAGACGACGACGACAGCCCTACGCCCAGACATAGAGGGAAGGGCTCCGGAAACACCAAAACCATCAACGGCCTGGACAGCCAGTAG
- the LOC141779163 gene encoding E3 ubiquitin-protein ligase NHLRC1-like — protein MASPWCGSLSPEGILREIQINLLECKVCFEKFSTQQRPQNLSCGHVLCLECIRALSHPLLRKLECPFCRQLCSVDSTSHCQALSDLQELLLSWSPTSTAPPQRAKAGLGLAANALHLCTAFGGWGTLINPTGIAVLGSSGTIVVVHDGEKRVVVFNPQGRKLHSFGQRGRGSRKICYPVDVAVTPCGHVVVTDAGDKAVKVFTSRGNHVLTVKDPLQMPWGVDTDSCGHILVSDVQAGTLSQVKVDYTHGLTLEHLTAISDLQHPKAVACCRVTGNTAVMEHLPDDTCPPGRQQRSRLRVFTKDFHLLYQTDSFSLTLQSTVRLNMSGVAFDRDGGVIVIDSDQGMIWSLGKLPNSPVLTPLIGDLIRPVGLVSLNNALVILDSGDHTVKIYSAKSDAGPII, from the coding sequence ATGGCCTCCCCGTGGTGTGGCAGCCTGAGTCCAGAGGGGATTCTGAGAGAGATCCAGATCAACTTGCTGGAGTGTAAAGTCTGCTTCGAGAAGTTCAGCACTCAGCAGAGACCACAAAACCTTTCCTGTGGACATGTACTCTGTCTGGAATGCATCAGGGCTCTGTCCCACCCTCTCCTGAGGAAGCTGGAGTGCCCGTTCTGTCGACAGCTGTGCAGCGTTGACAGCACCTCCCACTGCCAGGCTCTTAGTGACCTGCAGGAGCTGCTGTTGTCTTGGAGTCCCACATCCACTGCTCCTCCTCAGAGGGCCAAGGCGGGCCTTGGCTTGGCCGCAAATGCTCTGCACCTCTGCACAGCTTTTGGAGGATGGGGGACTCTCATCAATCCCACTGGGATAGCGGTTTTGGGGTCTTCAGGGACAATAGTGGTGGTGCATGATGGAGAGAAGAGGGTGGTGGTGTTCAATCCGCAGGGCAGGAAGCTGCACAGTTTCGGGCAAAGAGGACGAGGCAGTCGGAAGATCTGTTACCCAGTGGATGTGGCGGTGactccctgtggtcatgtggtGGTGACGGATGCAGGGGATAAAGCTGTGAAGGTTTTCACCTCCAGGGGGAACCACGTGTTGACGGTCAAAGATCCCCTCCAGATGCCCTGGGGTGTGGACACAGACAGCTGCGGGCACATCCTGGTCTCAGACGTCCAAGCCGGCACGCTGTCCCAGGTCAAAGTGGACTATACTCACGGTCTCACTCTAGAGCATCTAACAGCAATTTCAGACCTGCAGCATCCAAAAGCGGTGGCCTGCTGCCGGGTGACTGGGAACACTGCAGTGATGGAGCATTTACCTGATGACACATGTCCACCAGGGAGGCAACAACGCTCGAGGCTGAGAGTGTTTACAAAAGACTTCCACCTCCTTTATCAGACTGACAGTTTCAGCCTGACCCTGCAGTCCACAGTGAGGCTGAACATGTCAGGTGTGGCCTTTGACAGAGATGGAGGTGTGATTGTGATTGACTCCGATCAGGGGATGATTTGGAGTTTGGGGAAGCTCCCGAATAGCCCAGTCCTGACCCCACTTATAGGAGACCTCATCCGCCCAGTTGGACTGGTGTCACTGAACAACGCGCTCGTCATTCTGGACAGTGGAGACCACACAGTGAAGATCTATTCTGCTAAATCTGATGCTGGGCCCATCATATAG